The Saimiri boliviensis isolate mSaiBol1 chromosome 10, mSaiBol1.pri, whole genome shotgun sequence genomic sequence gaaccaCATAAGACTCTGCAATGGAGGTGCTGGAGTATGAAATTAGCCAGGAACAACCTTCTAGTTTAATGTGCAGGGTTCTGTGAATCTTTTTGTACTAAGTTTTCAGAAGTCTCCTCACCCCGAATCTGGGTGTGCAGCCACTTTTTAATCCACTGGTACGTGGGCCAgacactgtgcctagcctaagtaagaaatgtttctctcttcttccctggtAACGAAATTCCAACTTCTATTCAAGTTTTTGGCAGAGATCCCTTGATTTCAGGAAGGGTACACCCCTCCCTCAACAAGAAGGAATGAGCTGAAATTGGTCTAAATCAGTcagtaatttccttttctttcctcaggGATTGGCCAGTGAGTGGGCACATGACTTAATGCTGGCCAAGGAGACAGAGGGACAGTCCACTAGGGAAGGCTCTGTTcctaataaaaagataaaactgcaCAAGCAGAAAGTCTCCACCTGTCTTCCTTCTCGTCCTGAACATGGGCATGGTGACTGGAGCCACAGCAGCTATATTCTGGCCAGGAAAATGATGAAGAAGCTGGCCCTGAAATCATTAGATTACTGAACTGACTCAGGCAACTGCCTACCTCCAGACTTCTTTTATGTAAGAAATATGAAGCTCATTTGTTTAGGCCTGTATGGATGAGAAATAGgtcttttctatttcttgcaGTCAAATGCATTCTAATACTGTGCTTTGTCTGCTTATTTCTTACCACTACCCTCTGACAGATGGGGCCCAAGCCACTTTTCTTACTTAGCTTTATTTGAACAAAGATTTTAATAATCACAAGAAACCACTCTGTTGATCAACTCCTCTAATATAAAAGGAAACAGCCATGTTCCGTAATAAGTATTTTGTAACCAATTGGTTTATAAATTGAAAACACAGGTTAAGCAGAAAGATAAAATCAAATACAGTCTCTCACCTACTTACttctcatctttctctctctctactgcATTTagttcagagacagaaagtgataCCACTCCATCATTTTTGACAGAGCCATATGTGTAATGCAAAACATATGCTGAAGTTTTGTAATTACCTGGGTTCCTTCAGCAGAATAGGGATGAGCTGACTGTATGTTCATGGTCTCTTCTCCTTCTGTGTCACCTGCTACCGTAACCAGGTTGATGCCCTCTCAGATATCAGTTGCTATAAGCAataattgtcattattattttaatgcctTACATATGAATGCTGTTTGGCAATATTTCAGAGAGcttttaaattctctctctcactGAAGACTCACAACTCTACCACTTACCTGTCATATCACTTCCATAAAAAAATTACtgtaggctgggggcagtggctcatgcctgtaatcccagcactttgggaggccaagggaggtagatctcctgaggtcaggagttcgagaccagcctgaccgacatggagaaactccgtctctactaaaaatataaaattaccagGTAATTTTATAttacgcttgaacctgggaggaagaggttgcagtgagccgagaccatgctattgcactccagcctgggcaacaagagtgaaactccatctcaaaaaataaaataaaataaaatgctgtagaAACTCTGAGGGAGGGAACTCTCATTTTAGAGGAAAGATGTAATTTTCCTTCTCCCCTAAGTCTAGCTCTGCTGCAGGCAAAAATGGCCTCCTACTATCTATTCAGCACCACTCCTCTACTAAACTAATCAAGACCCAGCACCAAGAGGGTTGTGGAGTTAGTCTTGCTGCCTATAGCAAAGTAAAAATCTACATGCCTGCCTATGGCCCTCAGGTCCTTCATCTTAGTGTGGGTATTTTTCCCACTCTGATCAGGCCTCTGCTAGGATTTTCTAATGTGATATTGGAATCTCTTACTGGAAGAAGAGTTCTATTTGACTGCTGGGCCTGATTCACTACCCAGCCTTTGCCGATCTCTTACACCCACAGACCAAATTTCTGTTCTAAACTGGATTGATTTTCcactaaaatataagtaaatatgaAGCCAAAGAATTTGCTGTTATTTTACTGCACTATCCCTAGCACATAAAACAGATTCTGATTGGTTCACAGCAAGTGATtggtaaatatctgttgaatgaatgaatgactctgAGAACTACTCCTCACTAGAGGTTTCTGCTCACTGTGTCCTAAACATCAGATCAAACTCCTTAGATACTGACATCAACATAAGCCCATTCATAGCTGCCTTACCTCTCCAAATGAAAAATATGAGCTGTTAGACACCTCTTCACTACAGGCCTCCTGTTTccaccttctttccttttccctactGACCCTTGCAGATAAGGCCTCAGGATGCCAAGCTCTCAGCTGGACGTGCCTAAAATATGCCTTGATAAAATGAGACTTTAGCAAGATTATAATACCCTAACAGGGTAGTTCCTAAAAGCTGAAGAACACTGAAAGTAAACCTTGTCTCTTTTATTTCTCCAGGTGAAAAGACAATCAACTATGTATATTagctatcagggaaatgcaaatcaagaccaaaATGAGACACCACTTTACATCctctaggatggctataatctAAAAAGACCAAtcataacaagtgttgatgaggaagTGAAGAtactggaaccctcatacattgttggAGGGAGTATAAAATAGTGAGGCCACTTTAGACAATAGGTTGGTAGTTCCTAAActtgttaaacatagagttaccacatgacccagcaattctactcccaggtatatactcaagagaaatgaaaatgtatgtccgTACAAAACTCGTATGGAAATGCACAAAGGAGCATTAGTCATAAAggccaaaaagtgaaaaaaatgtaaatgaccaTCCACTgataaacagagaaacaaaatgtgatgTATCTGTAGATGGAATGTTATTGGGCAATAACAAGGAATAAAGTACTGTTACATAtaccacaacatggatgaaccttggaaacattatgccaagtgaaaaaagccagacacaaaagatacAGCTTCTACTATTTCACTCACACGAAATGTCCataataggcaaatccatagagacaggaagtaaaTTAACAGGTGACAGGGGCTGAggggaagaaaaatgaggaatgAGTGCTAGTGAGTACAAGATTTATTTTTGGGGggacaaaaatgttctaaaaccaGAAAGAAGTAACCAACtttatgaatataataaaaaccaccaattgtacatttttaaaagattaattttctagtatgttaattatatctcaacaaatcTCCTCCTTTTACAATGTTTTTGGGGCTAGAAGGCTAATATGAGATGAGGCTGAGATGAAAACTTGAGTCTTCtgctttttccctcttcttttctcccttccttcccactgCTCCTCCCAATCACTCTATCGCTGTTGCCCTGAGGCATTCACTTGTTCCATCAGCCTCCATAAACAGTAACAGGTATAGAGGCAACAGAAAATCACTTGACCATGCTCCCATTACTGCAGCCCATTAAAGCCAGGAACAAACCGGCCTGGCTGTCCAAAGGCAAAAAATGACTTTGTCTAGGACAGCATTCTTCTCATAAATTATAATaatgcaaatagaaaatataaattttttcatCCTATTgtgaactaaaaatatttaaaacattttcatttgacTTTAATATATTCTTAAAGTAAATGTAATGGAAAtctgaattatacattttttactttctcACCATTTAAACCctattgtttctatttcattttcctcttactGCTGAGCAATGAAAATTCCTTTgttacaaaatacagaaaaatatgttcCTTGGATACTCTAACTTCCAGAACCCCTATATGTTCCATCTTTGCTTTCAACAATTAATCCTCAGTCTGAAGGAGAAAACGAGATAATCCCTCATTTAAATGATCAATGGAGAAAATTCACATAGAACAGAAGACAACTTTCACAACTCTATCATTCAGaattcacaaaatttaaaaaatagtacttCAGAAACACAACTATATCAAAATTTTAACAGCAAATTTTTCTGTCTCTCCTAGGCTTCTAGCATATATAGATCTCCATTCGTGAGCCTTACTacaatgccaggcactgtgctggcacttcacatatgttatctcattttattctcattacATTTCTTTCTGTCAACCCAGAAGACTTCCAGTTTGAGACAAGGACCAAGAGTCAAGAGGAAAAGGGTGGTAATCAACTGGGAATTGAGTTGGGGTACCTGCTTCAAAATAtctcttttgatttgtttttgtacCTGAAATCCCACCACTAGATTTGAAGATTTTTCTCTCTAACTTAAGTTGTAATCCAACATGACTGAAGTCTCAGATTCTGGAAGCTCaaatataaagcaaatgtggtaagGATAGGCAATGGAATCCAGAGAACCCAAAGCCTAATTCAACAGTTTGGCCCAAGGAGCTGTTCCAATATGAAGATCATTGGTCACAATTCCTATTTCTTAGGAGGCTATGATAGGTTTGATTCTACAAGGACAAAGTTGTTTTGAGAGTCCCTATTTTCTTGGTTCGTTCATCTCCTACCTGCTATTCCACTGGCTTCTGATAAAagattgttttctaaaaattctgtCTACCCACTACTAAGGCTGAGAAAGGTTGAGTGATTTGCCCAATATCACAGAGTAAGTGATAGAACCAAGATCTGAATCCTCACAAAGCTGGTGTTCTCAATAACTTCTCAGCATTTTTTCCCCCACTATACTAGTACAATTCCATGCATTGTTAAGAAGTAACTCCACAGAAATGTTTGTTTTGGGTCCTTTCAACCACTTACTTTACATCCCAAATATCATTTCCCTGGTGCCTTCTCAAAACTGactttcaaattgttttattaatgCTTGGATGAAAAATGGCGAAATGGCTGGCTTTCCCAGGATATCTTCATTTTGATAACAATAATTTAAACTAAAACAATGAAGATTTAACTTTAGAATTTCAAacattatgaagaaaagaggttagTTCTAAGTATGACAAAGTGGATTTACCAGAAATATCTTAAACTTGAAAAATATGAAAGGCCCTTCAACAAACTGAAACATGTTTTCAGCATTACACTACTATAAATCGAACTACGGTTCAAAGGGTTGAAAGAGGGTTTTTTCCAAGCTCCTAATTTAAATCAGCAAAAGAATGGCTTCAGGTTCCCACAACATGAGCCATTTGATGggatattttaacaaaaaatatgaaaaacaatacTGCTGTGATGCTTTTAAAGGAGAGATAAGAAGAATGGTTGTTAGCCAAAATCCTTTAttcttgatttaaagaaaaaagataggagGGAAagccttgctttttaaattcttctcaGTCTGGTTTCTCTGACAAACCTGTTTGATAGGCATCAGGGACCTTAAGCGGTGTTTCCAGGGAAAAAGTAGCCATCACTCATGCTTCATCGGATTTCTATGACAGAATGATCACATTCTGTAGAACCTGGCATAAGCACATCATTATTAAGCCTTGCTTTAGCAATTCTTAACTGATCACCGATGCTGCAGTCCTCAGTGGCTCCTCTCTGTTGGCACTGTTTGTAGTTATTTGACCTTTTCTCAGTGGATAATCCACACAGAAAGCCCTAATTACTTCCCCAGCTTTGACCAGCCAGCAGTGTGAATAATCAATGACACTCATTTAGGTATTGCACAATCAGATGCTTATGGtgtttaaagaacatttttccaTTGACTTGCCACAGCTGTAAGACAATTACAAGCAGTAAAGCTGCTGCTGTAATCACAAGATGACCAGGTGACCTTGCAGATTTAAAGTTGATGACTGGGGCCTTGACTGGGACAGAGTCATGATGCAGAACATATTTTGGGAGAGAAAGGAAGCTTTATTATATACTAATGTGACATGCTCAGCCCTAAGAGCAGTGTTCTGAAATACTGACAAATCACAAGACTCATATTTGCAGGTAAAATTCACCATTTATATCCATGGGCTCAGCTACTTCTTTCCATTGTACatgaaatagtaaataaataagaatagaaaaaatattgaagTCTACCCATACTTCTCTCTAAGCCTTTTAAGGtagaaatgaagattaaaaatggAAGTAAAATGTCCTATCTAAATAGGTATTTACAGGTTTCTaggatgttaaatttttttaacatattcaaATTGCAATGAATCCTTATGAACTCTCAGGCCAACTTCCCCCACAAGGATCACTATTAAAAAGATGTGAGGTTTGGGATTCTTTGAAATAATGACAAATTACCAAATTACACATAATGCTAAATTATAACATAAGCTATAGGAAAATGGAATATGGTATTTCTAATAGAGTATTGTTCCTGGAAACACTACTGTACTGAAAATCTTTTGGAAACAAGGACTGATCATCTAAAGTTTTGGAAATGCAGGACACAATATCCTTTTCATGGAGATTTACAATGGCATTAGCATATTAAAGGTTCTGGGACGTGTTTCTCAAAACAACTTTTGGAATGCTAGTTTAcaggtcttttttttcccttgttattacatcttatataaaaaaccccgtctctactaaaaatacaaaaagttagctgggcagggtggtgcgtggctgtaatcccagctactcaggaggctgaggcaggagaattgccggaacccaggaggcagaggttgcagtgagccgagatcgtgccattgcgctccagcctgggtaacaagtgcgaaactccatctcaaaaaaaaacaaaaccaaaaacaaaaaaaacctgaatttGTAATTGTGGGTTTTTGTCTTAGAATGTGCATGAGTAGATTTTCTACTTCACTCTTCATAAAGTTTTGTACTTATTTATTAAAAGGAACACAAAATAAGATCAgtaaaaacaagcaagaaaataaGTTGGTAGAACAATAAAACAGTTATGTTCCTGgctgaaaagacaaagaaaaggacGTGTACTAAATTAGGGACACAGCAGAGGAGAGTTTTGGAATGGAAAAggtctcaaataaagaaaaggaaagggaggtGTGAGGTTAACACACAGACTATCTTCTCCTTTTTCAAACTGAAGGCTGTCCTGATTTAACCTGGCAAAAGAAGGCAAACCAGCTCATCAGCATGCAATTGATGATTTATCCAGCTTGCTGTCAGAGAGAGCACTGTGTAAAGACACAGCAGAGAATGAGGAAAAACAGGCAAACCTTAGTGCGTAAGCCAAGAAGGCAAATCactaagaaaaacacacacacagtgaaaagACCACACATTTGCTGGTATGATCTTGATTAATCCTAAGACAGCTGAAGTTTTCATGTTTGGGGTTCCTGGGATGTATAATGTAAGTTTTTACTCATAGAAGCAGAATCCAATTCATAGTATTTGTAGCAAATGAGCTGGTTTTGGAAACATCACTTTTAGGTTCAGCAGGCATCACTATGTTTTCCTTTAGTGTATGCCATGTTTGGGTgatatttataattctttccttatatatgtttattgcttTGTTGGAAGCTGAGGTCTATATTTTTTTGCATTACACAGCACCCCAAGATTAGGGTGGATTTACTTCTTATTCTATAATACTGCTTTTCAAGGACCCGATAACTCTGTATAACTGGTTCCAGCTTGCAATGTGTCCgggaatttttttaacttttggaatCCATTGATGTCCTccagaaacattcatttttaaatatcaccAAACCATCAAGCATATGAGGTTATTATTAAGGTCAGTAGTAACAGGCAGTTAGAAACATAAGGGAAAGTgggttgggaggcagaggcaacagCATCAGGAACATTTACCCATGCATATTGCTGACCAAGTAACTTCTGCAATTCTGTAAAACTCAGTCTTTTAATTAAAGGTCTCCCAGTGAGTGTGGCAAGACAGTGTGTGGAATGTATTCAGGATTGCTACCCCTAGTCATGGATTTTACTGCCTCAACCCTTTAATGTCAGTATATGGCCTTTACATAACTGATAGCACCGAAGATCCCATTCTAAGCCTAAGcaagaaatttctagaaaataaacttggggccgggcgcggtggctcaagcctgtaatcccagcactttgggaggccgaggcgggtggatcacgaggtcaaaagatcgagaccatcctggtcaacatggcgaaaccccgtctctactaaaaatacaaaaaattagctgggcatggtggcacatgcctgtaatcccagctactcaggaggttgaggcaggagaattgcctgaacccaggaggcggaggttgcagtgagcagagatcgcgccattgcactccaggctgggtaacgagagcgaaactccatctcaaaaaaaaaaaaaaaaagaaaaagaaaaagaaaataaacttggaAGAAAAGAGTTGAGGGGGCAAACACCCAGTgagtaaaatacataaatatctgGCTTCATACTGATCCCCTGAACACtaaatgtgaaattttaagaACCGGTATATGGAATATGCACTATatacagctaaattttttttttttttttgagatggagtcttgttctgttgcccaggctggagtgcagtggcttgcccaggctggagtgcagtggcatgatctcagctcactgcaacctctgcctcctgggttcaggcaattctcctacctcagcctcctgagtagctgggattacagccatgcaccaccacgcccagctaattttttgtatttttttttttagtagagacggggtttcaccatgttgaccagtatggtctcgatctcttgacctcatgatccacctgcctcggcctcccaaagtgctgggattacaggcatgagccaccgcgtctggccctcGAAATCATTTTTAATGCTTACGGATaaggaaacaggcacagaaaagttaaatgacttgaCAAAGATTACCGCTAGTATGTAGCAGAATAGACTACAAAGAGCTGATCCTCCAAAttcactgctttttattttgactGCAACACAATGTTTCTCCTTAAAAAAACGTTGATTCAATGTAGGGTATGCAAATATATTGCACATGTAATAAGATATTTATAGATATGTCAGTTAAACTTTCATATCTTTCTCTTTAGTATAAGAAAGTACCAGGTTTAttttaagtacaaaaaaaataggccgggtgtggtggcccacacctgtaatcccagcactttgagaggctgaggctggcagatcacaaggttaagagatcgagaacatcctggccaacaagatgaacaccatctctactaaaaatacaaaaattagctggacatggtggcatgcacctatagtcccagctacttgggaggttgaggcagaagaatcatttgaacctgggaggcagaggttgcagtgagctgagattaagccactgcactccagccaggtgacagagttagatttttgtctcaaaaaaaaaaaaataataatttaaaaaagaaaagaaaaataaacatctcaggaaaagaactaaataattttaaatgagaaacctAGGATTCATCATATGAACCATCTTTATGTTTATTCTTAGCCACATTGATTCAGTTGAGAAAAGATAAGCTTCATTTATGACATCCAAGATTCCAACCCATAATCAGAAACAGCACAATGGTCATGTTGAAAATATTTGTACTGCATTTGTGTCTATTTAGGGTTGTACATCCAAGTCTGCTTGCATTATTTGTATAATCTAGAGAAAGGacagctaattttcttgttttgtcatTGACTAAACTGCCGTATACATGAGAGTGGTTTCTGCATTCAGAATGAGTTCCTATGCGATTAAGAACCAATTAAAAGGAATGCTTCTTAAGCCCACAGCAAGTAAGCaactcattattattactattttcattaAACCATTCAAAGCTTTCTTGATGTAAACacaattttctttctgtaatCAGTCAACATACCTGAACATTaaagtttgtttggtttttccagAGTTCTAGTTGGTTGTTTGCTCTGGGGAATCTGGCCTCTTTTATAAAGTTAATAGTTTGGAAAAGGTACTCTAAGAAAGCTTCTAATGGTGCAATGAGTTTGTTTAACAAGCATTTCCAGGGAAAGATTTTGTTAAGTCATTTGGATGTTTCATCCATACAAAGCCAAAAATCTAAATGTCATAAATATATTCTTGAACATTTGATAAATGCGATAAATTGGACTGATTGAActacataaaatattcataacattGTTCTCCATGAAAATGTATTCCAAGTTCCAGTTTAACTTGCCAGGAACAACCCCTTGTCTGAAAATCTATCTTGTGACCTAGCAAGAACACTCTCAGCAAGAGGGAGATATTCTTAATAGTTCGTAACCTAATTCTAAATTTGAAAATAGGAAGGAAAATCTTTGGGGCACATACTCCCCTAAGATGATCCACACTGTGATCAAACAGTGGTCTAGAAACAGACTTTCCATGCATTCCTGTGTAAAAGTTGTCAGAACTAGACTGttcttactcttctttttttttctactcattaAATGTCATGTTTACTAATCTAGCACCATAATTCCAGTCTTAGGACCTCCCGTGCAGTTGGAAAGTGAATAAGGGAAGAGGTGAGTATGTTGGAAATGTAGGGTAGTTCTCAAATTGGGGCCCCATTTTGCTTGCAAGAAACACAGGGTCTAGCAAAGAAGGGGAGCACTGAGGCTGAAGATGAAAACAAAGGCTTTTGGTTCAGATGGTAAAGGAGGCCCTCAAGAGCAGTAGCATCAGTGTATCCCGAAGGCAGTGCTGGAGGCAGCCTCATGAACTAGGAGGTTTCTTCTTGGCATCCAAGTCCTTTTTAATATCTTCAAGTTTTTTAGCCAGGTTTGGTATATCATAGTTCTGAGCCAGATACATTCCAACCACGTTGCCCAGTGT encodes the following:
- the STMP1 gene encoding short transmembrane mitochondrial protein 1; translation: MLQFLLGFTLGNVVGMYLAQNYDIPNLAKKLEDIKKDLDAKKKPPSS